In the genome of Thermus antranikianii DSM 12462, the window GGCCAATATGGATCCCACGCCCAAGGCTCCAGCGATGCCGAACCCAGGGAAGAGGAAGGCCTCGGCCAGGAGGAGGGCCACCCCCAGAAAGAAGAGAACCAGCTCGAAGGCCCCGGAAAGCCCGGCGAGCCACCCTCCGGCAAAGTAAAGGGCTAAAAACGCCAGGCCCAAGGTCCCCATGACCCCGAAGCCCGGGGTGAAGAGCTCGAGGAGGAGAAGGAGAAGCCCAAGGGCCAAGAGAAGCCCCGCCACGGTGGAGCTGGTGAGGAACCGGGCCACCTGCACCCTGGGGCCGGGCTCGAGCCTTTCCGTTTCCAGGCTGTACCCTGCCTGGCGCAGAGCCTCGGAGAGGCTTCCTGCCTTGAAGTCCGCCACCTTGAGCTCCACCGCCTTGTCGGCGGAAAGGGTGAGGGGCTCTCCTTTGGCGGAAAGGCCAGGGATCTCCACCTGGGGGTCCACCATGGCCTCCGCCAGCTCCACCGGCCTTCCCCGGGCCTCGGCCACCGCGCGGAACTTGCCCTTAAGGGCGGAGATGATCTTCTGGTCCGCCGCCTGGGGTTGCTGCAGGGGAAGAGCCACCACCGGCAGGGCCGCCCCGATCTCCGAGCCCGGCAGCATGGCGATTTGGCGGCAGGAAAGGGCGATCAAGGCCCCAGCGGAAAAGGCGTTCTGCACCACCGCCAGGGTGGGAAGGGGGGTTTGCAGGATCCGGTCGGAGATACGGATGGCGGCGTCCACCCGGCCCCCTGGGGTGTCGATGAGAAAGGTCACACCGCTGGCTCCTTCCCGCTCGGCGCGGGCTAGAGCCTGCTCCACAAAGACCGCCAAGGCGGGGTCAATCTCCCCCTGGATGGGAATGAGGTAGGTTTTCCCCAGGGCCAGGGAGAGTAGGAAACATAGGGCAAGGAGCCTTTTCACCGTCCTCATTCTATACGGCTTGGGTGAGGAAGTGTGGTGGGGTATCCTGAAGTTCATGCTGCGCCTGGCGGTGTTGGGCAGTCCCATTGCCCACTCCCTGTCCCCGGCCATGCACCGGTACGCCTTGAGCTCCCTGGGCCTGGAGGGGAGCTACGAGGCCTTGGAAACCCCCCTCGAGGCCCTAAAGGACCGCCTGGAGGAGGTGCGCCGGGAATACCGGGGCGTGAACCTGACCATTCCCCTTAAGGAGGCGGCCTTGCCCCTTTTGGATTGGGTTTCCCCGGAAGCCCAGGCCATTGGGGCGGTGAACACGGTGCTTTCCGTGGAGGGGAGGCTTCTCGGCTTCAACACCGATGCCCCTGGGTTTTTGCAGGCCCTGAAGGCCGGGGGGATTCCCCTCATGGGCCCTGCCTTGGTCCTGGGGGCCGGGGGGGCGGGGCGGGCGGTGGCCTGGGCCTTAAGGGAGGCGGGCCTCGAGGTCTGGATCTGGAACCGCACCTGGAAAAGGGCCTTGGCCCTGGCGGAGGAGTTTGGGCTGAAGGCGGTTCCCTTGGAACGGGCCCAGGAGGCAAGGCTCCTGGTAAACGCCACCAGCGTGGGGCTTAAGGACCCAGGGGCTACTCCCTTGCCGGCTGAGTTTTTCCCCAAGGAAGGGGCCGTGGTGGACCTGGTCTACCGGCCCCTCTGGACCCGGTTGTTAAGGGAGGCGAGGGAAAGGGGCCTTCAGGTACAGACGGGGCTTCCCATGCTGGCCTGGCAGGGGGCCTTGGCCTTCCGCGTCTGGACAGGCCTTCTCCCAGACCCCAGGGGCATGGAGGAGGCGGCCCGCCAGGCCCTGGAGGGGGAGTGAATGGCCTATACCCTGGCGGCCCCGGTGGTTCACGAGGAGATCATCCAGAAGAGCCGCTTCATCGCCAAGGCGGCCCCGGTGGCCTCGGAGGAGGAAGCCTTGGCCTTTTTGCAGGCCCACCGGGAACCCCAGGCCACCCACAACGGCTACGCCTACAAGCTGGGCAATCTCTACCGCTTCTTTGACGACGGCGAGCCCACAGGCACGGCGGGTAAGCCCATCCTCCACGCCATTCAGGCCCAAGGGCTGGATAGGGTGGTGGTTTTGGTGGTGCGCTATTTCGGTGGGGTCAAGCTGGGGGCCGGGGGGCTTGTCCGGGCCTACGGGGGGGTGGCTGCGGAGGCCCTGAGGCGGGCTTCCAAGGTGCCCTTGATGGAGTGGGAGGAGGTGCGGTTTGTGGTCCCTTTTCCCCAGGTGGGCCGGGTGCACAGGCTCTTAGCCTCCCGCTCCTGGACGGCTTTGGAGGAGTACCTGGCGGAGGGGGTGCGGTTTCACCTCAGGCTTCCCGCAGAGGAAAAGGAGGCTTTTTTGCAGGAGCTCAGGGACCTCACCCGGGGGCAGGTGCGCTGGGAAGGCTAGGGTAGCATAAGGGCGATGCTGCCCCTTTTTGAGCCCAAGGGCCGGGTGCTTCTGGTGGACGGCCACCACCTGGCCTACCGTACCTTTTTTGCCCTGAAGGGCCTCACCACCAGCCGCGGGGAGCCGGTCCAAGCGGTGTACGGCTTTGCCAAGAGCCTTTTGAAGGCGCTAAGGGAAGACGGGGATGTGGTGATCGTGGTGTTTGACGCCAAGGCCCCCTCCTTCCGCCACCAGACCTACGAGGCCTACAAGGCGGGGCGGGCTCCCACCCCCGAGGACTTTCCCCGGCAGCTTGCCCTTATCAAGGAGATGGTGGACCTTTTGGGTCTGGAGCGCCTCGAGGTGCCGGGCTTTGAGGCGGACGACGTCCTGGCCACCCTGGCCAAGAAGGCGGAGAAGGAAGGCTACGAGGTGCGCATCCTCACCGCGGACCGGGACCTCTACCAGCTTCTTTCGGACCGAATCTCCATCCTTCACCCGGAGGGTTACCTGATCACCCCGGAGTGGCTTTGGGAGAAGTATGGGCTTAAGCCTTCCCAGTGGGTGGACTACCGGGCCTTGGCCGGGGACCCTTCCGACAACATCCCCGGCGTGAAGGGCATCGGGGAGAAGACGGCGGCCAAGCTGATCCGGGAGTGGGGAAGCCTGGAAAACCTTCTTAAGCACCTGGAACAGGTGAAACCTGCCTCCGTGCGGGAGAAGATCCTTAGCCACATGGAGGACCTCAAGCTATCCCTGGAGCTATCCCGGGTGTACACGGATTTGCCCCTTCAGGTGGACTTCGCCCGGCGCCGGGAGCCGGACCGGGAGGGGCTTAAGGCCTTTTTGGAGAGGTTGGAGTTCGGAAGCCTCCTCCACGAGTTCGGCCTGTTGGAAAGCCCGGTGGCGGCGGAGGAAGCTCCCTGGCCACCCCCCGAGGGAGCCTTCGTGGGGTACGTTCTTTCTCGCCCCGAGCCCATGTGGGCGGAGCTTAACGCCTTGGCCGCCGCCTGGGAGGGAAGGGTTTACCGGGCGGAGGATCCCTTGGAGGCCTTGCGGGGGCTTAGGGAGGTGAGGGGGCTTTTGGCCAAGGACCTGGCGGTGCTGGCCCTGAGGGAAGGGATTGCCCTGGCACCGGGCGATGACCCCATGCTCCTCGCCTACCTCCTGGATCCTTCCAACACCGCCCCCGAAGGGGTAGCCCGGCGCTACGGGGGGGAGTGGACCGGGGAGGCGGGGGAAAGGGCGTTGCTTTCCGAAAGGCTTTACGCCGCCCTCCTGGAGCGGCTTAAGGGGGAGGAGAGGCTTCTTTGGCTTTACGAGGAGGTGGAAAAGCCCCTTTCGCGGGTCCTGGCCCACATGGAGGCCACGGGGGTACGGTTGGATGTGGCCTATTTGAAGGCCCTTTCCCTGGAGGTGGAGGCGGAGCTCAGGCGCCTTGAGGAGGAGGTACACCGACTGGCCGGGCATCCTTTCAACCTGAACTCCCGGGACCAGCTGGAAAGGGTCCTCTTTGACGAGCTTGGGCTTCCTGCCATCGGCAAGACGGAGAAGACCGGCAAGCGCTCCACCAGCGCCGCCGTTTTGGAGGCCTTGCGGGAGGCTCATCCCATCGTGGACCGCATCCTCCAGTACCGGGAGCTTGCCAAGCTCAAGGGAACCTACATCGACCCCTTGCCCGCCCTGGTCCACCCCAAGACGAACCGCCTCCACACCCGTTTCAACCAGACGGCCACCGCCACGGGGAGGCTTAGCAGCTCGGATCCCAACCTGCAAAATATCCCCGTGCGCACCCCTTTGGGCCAGCGGATCCGCCGGGCCTTCGTGGCCGAGGAGGGGTGGAGGCTGGTGGTTTTGGACTACAGCCAGATTGAGCTCAGGGTCCTGGCGCACCTTTCTGGGGACGAGAACCTGATCCGGGTCTTCCAGGAGGGCCAGGACATCCACACCCAGACGGCCAGCTGGATGTTCGGCGTGCCCCCCGAGGCCGTGGATTCCCTGATGCGCCGGGCGGCCAAGACCATCAATTTCGGCGTCCTCTACGGCATGTCCGCCCACCGGCTTTCGGGAGAGCTGGCCATTCCCTACGAGGAAGCGGTGGCTTTCATCGAGCGGTATTTCCAGAGCTACCCCAAGGTGCGGGCCTGGATTGAGAAAACCCTGGCGGAAGGACGGGAACGGGGCTACGTGGAAACCCTCTTTGGCCGCCGGCGCTACGTGCCCGACTTGGCTTCCCGGGTGAAGAGCATCCGGGAGGCAGCGGAGCGCATGGCCTTCAACATGCCGGTACAGGGGACCGCCGCGGATTTGATGAAACTGGCCATGGTGAAGCTCTTTCCCAGGCTTCAGGAGCTGGGGGCCAGGATGCTTTTGCAGGTGCACGACGAACTGGTCCTCGAGGTGCCCAAGGAGCAAGCGGAGGAAGTTGCCCAAGAGGCCAAGCGGACCATGGAGGAGGTGTGGCCCCTCAAGGTGCCCTTGGAGGTGGAGGTGGGCATCGGCGAGGACTGGCTTTCCGCCAAGGCCTAGGGGTCGTGGGGTATAGTCGTTCCCATGAGGCGTTACTTCGGCACCGACGGGGTGCGGGGGGAGGCGGGCAAGCACCCCCTTACCCCCGGGTTTGTCCTTAAGCTTGGCCAAGCGGCGGGGGCCTATCTTCGCAAGGTGAGCCCTAGGCCTGTGGTCCTCCTGGCCAAGGATACCCGGGAGTCCAGCGATCTTCTGGAGGCCGCCTTGGCGGCGGGGCTTATGAGCCAGGGGGTCAGGGTGGAGCACCTGGGGGTGCTCCCCACCCCGGGGGTGGCCTATCTCACACGGCACCTTAAGGCTAGCGCCGGGGCCATGATCTCCGCCAGCCACAACCCTTACCAGGACAACGGCATCAAGTTTTTCGGGCCCGAGGGCGAGAAGCTTCCCGACCCCGCGGAGGAGGAGATCGAAGCCCTCCTGGAGGAGGAGCATCCCACGCGGGGCATCGGTACTGTGGGGGATTTTCGGGAGGCGGAGAGGATGTACCTGGACTTTCTCCTGGCCCATGCTCCCGACCTTTCGGGCCTAAGGATCGGCCTAGACCTGGCCCACGGGGCCACCTACCGCCTGGGACCCAGGCTCTTCCAACGGGCGGGAGCCGAGGTGATGGCCTTCTTCAACACCCCGGATGGCCGGAACATCAACAGAGCCTGCGGTTCCACGCATCCCGAGGCCCTGGCCCGCTTTGTGGTGGAGCTGGATCTGGACCTGGGTATCGCCTTTGATGGGGATGGGGATAGGGTGCAGTTCATAGACCGAAAAGGACGGCTTTTTCACGGGGATCATATCCTCTACCTCACCGCCTTGGCCTTTCAGGAAAAGGGGGTGGTGGGAACGGTGATGAGCAATATGGGCCTGGAGGTGGCCCTGAAGGAGAAGGGTCTGGCCTTCCACCGGGCGGCGGTGGGAGACCGGTACGTTTTGGAGATGATGAAGGAAAAAGGGCTTTTCCTGGGCGGGGAACCCTCGGGGCACGTGATCTTCCTCAAGCACCACACCACAGGGGATGGCCTTCTCACCGCCCTCCTCACCCTAAAGGCCCTAAAGGTCCTGGGAGGGGATCTTGCGGATTGGTACGAGGCGTTGCCCATGTACCCCCAGGTGCTTTTGAACGTGCGGGTTTCCGACAAGAATAGGGTCATGGCCCATCCCCGGCTGAAGGAGGCGGTAAAGGAGGTGGAGGGAAGGCTTGGGGGCTTTGGGCGGGTGAACGTGCGTCCCTCGGGGACTGAGCCGGTGGTGAGGGTTATGGTGGAGGCCAAGGAAGGGGCGGAGGAGGTGGCGAGGAAGCTTGCCGATTTGGTTTCCCGCCTGGACCGGGAGTAGGCTGAGGGTGGTGAGCTACGGAAGAGCCCACCTCGAGGAGCGCCTTAAGCGGGTGCTGGCTGAGGCCATCGGTGGCCTAGAAGACCCTAGGCTATTCCTCCTCACCGTGGAGGCGGTGCACCTTTCCCCCGACGGCCGGGTGCTTACGGTGTACGTGGAGGCCTTTAGCGACGAGGAGAAAGCCCTTTTGGCCTTAAGCCACGCGGAGAGAAGGCTCCTTTCCGAGATCGCCCGTAGGGTGCGCCTACGCCGCCTGCCTCGTCTGGAGTTCGTGCCGTGGAGAGCGAGACCCGCATAAAGGTGCGTTATGCAGAGACCGACCAGATGGGGGTGGTCCACCACTCCGTCTATGCGGTCTACCTGGAGGCGGCCCGGGTGGACTTTTTGGAGAAGGCGGGCCTGCCCTACCACCAGGTGGAGGCCCGGGGGGTGTTCTTTCCCGTGGTGGAACTGGGCCTGACCTTCCGTGCCCCGGCCCGCTTCGGAGAGGAGGTCCTGGTGCGAACCCGCCTGGCCCACCTTTCCCGGCGGGATCTTCTCTTTCGCTACCGGGTGGAGCGGGACGGCGTGCTGTTGGCCGAGGGCTTCACCCGTCACCTTTGCCGGGTGGGGGAGAGGGCCGGGCGCATCCCCGAGGACATCTACCAAACCTTGAGTGTGCTACACTTAGGGTAGCATTGTGGGCATGAGCCACGACCCCTTTACGCTTTTTGAAAGGCACATCAATCCCGGCTTGGCAGGGTTGCTTCGCTTCACCGGTCTGGACCGGGTCGAGTCCCATGCCGAAGGCCCCTACGTCTGGGACACCACGGGCAAGCGCTACCTGGACTTTTTGGGCCTCTACGGTGCCTTGAACCTGGGCCACCGTCACCCCAGGGTGGTGGAGGCCGTCAGGGCCCAGCTTGAGCGCATGCCCATGTCCGTGCGGGTCCTGGTTTCCGAGCCCACGGCGAGGCTTGCGGCCAAGCTGGCGGAGATTACGCCCGAAGGCCTGGAAATGGTCTTCTTTGGCAACTCCGGGGCGGAGGCGGTGGAGGCGGCCATCAAGCTGGCCCGGGCCTATACGGGGAAGCCGGGCATCGTCACCACCCAGGGGGGATTCCACGGCAAGACCATGGGGGCCCTTTCCCTTACCCCCAAGCCCGAGTATCAGGATCCGGCCAAGCCCCTTCTTCCCGGGGTGAAGGCGGTGCCCTATGGGGACCTCGAGGCCCTGGAAGCAGCCATAGATGAGGAAACCGCCGCGGTGATCGTGGAGCCCATCCAAGGGGAAGGGGGAATCCGGGTGCCCCCGGATGGCTACCTGAAGGGGGTGCGGGAGCTTACCCGGGAAAAGGGCGTCCTCATGATCGCCGACGAGGTACAGACCGGCCTCGGGCGCACGGGGAAGCTCTTTGGGGTGGACTGGGAGGAGGTGGCCCCCGACCTCATGACCCTGGCCAAGGCCTTGGGGGGCGGGGTGATGCCCATCGGGGCCTGCGTGGGCCGGAGGGAGGTCTTTGAGATCTTCAAGCAAAACCCTCTCTTCCATTCCTCCACCTTTGGCGGTAACCCCCTGGCGGCGGCGGCGGCCTTGGCGGCCATAGAGGTCACCCTAGAGGAGAACCTGCCGCAAAGGGCTCTGGAAATGGGGGGCTACCTGATGGCGGGGCTTAAGGAGCTTAAGGCCCAGTATCCTCACCTCATAGAGGACGTGCGCGGCCGGGGCCTGATGCTGGGCGTGGAGTTCACCGATGCCGACATCGGCGCCTTGGTGGTGGCGGAGCTGGCGGAGAGGGGAGTGATCACCGCCTTCGGGCTCAATAACCCTAAGGTGGTGCGCCTCGAGCCTCCCCTCATCATTGGCAAAGAGCACGTGGACGAGGCTCTTTCGGCCTTCTCGGAGAGCCTTAAGGCTACGGAGAAGGCCCTGGAAGGCCTCTTGGGTTAGAATGCGGGAAACCTTACTGGAGTTTTTCAAAAAAACCGGCAGGCCCCACCGCTTGGAGGAGATTCTCAGGCGATTTGGGCTGGAAAAGCGGGAGGCCAAGGCCTACCTTAAGGCCCTGGTGCGGGAAGGGTTATTGGAGAAGAAGGGAAGCCAGTACTTCCTCCCCGCCCGGGTGCAGGGGCCCATCAGCCTCCACCGGGATGGGTATGCCTTCGTGCGCCTTCCCGGAAAGGACCTCTTCATCCCGCCCGGCTACACCCAGGATGCCTGGCCCGACGACCTGGTGGAGGCCCGCATCATGCCTCCTGGCCGGGACGGGAAGCCCTGGGGGGTGGTGGAGCGGATTCTCAAGCGGGCCCGGGAACGGGTGGTGGGTACCCTAGATTTCCGCAAGGGGCATGCGGTCCTCTTACCGGATGAACCGGGTCTGCCCGAGCTCAGGCTTCTTCCCGAGGGGCTCCACGGCCTTAAGCGGGGGAGCCGGATCGTGGTGAAGGTGCACTATGACCGGCGTCCTTACGGGGAGTTTTTGGAGTACCTGGGGGAGGGGGATGCCCCAGAGACGGAAACCGAGGCGGTGATCGCCAAGTACGGCCTAAGGGCCGAGTTTCCGGCGGAGGTGCTAAAGGAGGCGGAGGCCATTCCCCTGGAGATCCCCGAGGCGGAGATGAAGCGGCGGCAAGACTTCCGGGGCCTTCGGGTCTTCACCATTGACGGGGTGGACGCCAAGGACTTTGACGACGCCATTCACGTGGAACGCCTTCCCAAAGGGTATCGCATCGGGGTGCACATCGCCGACGTTTCCCACTACGTCAAAGAGGGTAGTGCCCTGGACCAGGAGGCCTTCCTAAGGGGAACCAGCGTTTACCTGCCGGGGCGGGTTCTGCCCATGCTCCCCGAGAGGCTTTCCAACGGGGTGTGCTCCCTTAAGCCTCACGAGGATCGGTTGGTCCTCTCCGTCCTGGTGGAGCTGGATGAGGACCTCGAGGTGAAGCGGGTGCGCTTTGCCGAGGGGGTTATCCGCAGCGTGGCCCGGATGACCTACACGGAGGTGGAGGCCTTCGCCGAGGGCTTCGGCTTGCCCGAGGAGCACGCCTTTTTGGCCGAGGATCTAAACCTCCTCCTGGACCTTACGCAAAGGCTCAGACAAAAGCGCCTCGAGGCGGGGTCCCTGGACTTCTCCTTCCCCGAGGTGAAGGTGGAGGTGGAAGACGGCACCCTCCACCTCATCCCCCAGGAGGAGCCCAGGGCGAGAAGCCTCATCGAGGAACTCATGCTCCTGGCCAACCGGATGGTGGCCGAGCACCTGGTGAACAAGGGGCTTCCTGCGCTCTTTCGGGTACACGAGGAGCCCTTGGAGGAAGCCTACGGGAAGCTCCGCACGGCTTTGGCCCGGCTGGGGTATACCCTGCCGGAGAAGCTTTCCTCCAAGGCCTTGCAACGGGTCCTCCTCGAGGCCAAGGGCCGGCCGGAGGAGCCCGTGGTGGCCAACCTGGTCCTGCGTTCGTTGCGCCTGGCTCGGTACGCTGCGGAGAACCTAGGGCATTTCGGCCTGGCCATGGAGCACTACCTGCACTTCACGAGCCCCATCCGCCGCTATCCGGACCTGGTGGTGCACCGGGTGCTTAAGGCTGTCCTCCGGCGGAGCCTTACCCCAGCCAAGAAGGCCCGCTGGCAGGAAACCTTTCCCGCCATCGCCGAGCATGCCTCGGAGATGGAAAGGAAGGCGGAGGCGGCGGAGCGGGAACTCACCAAGTACTACATGGCCAAGTGGGCGGAGCTTCACCTAGGGGAGCGCTTCGTGGGCAAGGTGACCGGGGTGGCCAGCTTTGGCGCCTTCGTCACCCTGAGAAACGGGGTGGAGGGCTTGGTGCGCCTCGAGGCCCTGGGCCCTTACACCTACAGCGAGGAGGCCCTGGCCCTTTTGGGTCCCAAGGGCAAGAGGATCCGCCTGGGGGACGAGATGGAGGTGGTGATCGCCGCCGCCAACCCGAGGCTTCGGCAGATCGACCTCCTGCCCTACCGGGAGGAGGAGAAGAAGGAAGCTTCCAGGGAAAAAACCCTGGTGAGAAAGGGAAAGGCAAAGGAGGGGGAGATGCGCAAGGTGGTAGGACCGCCTACGGATAAAAGCCGCGACAGCCGGCCCGAGCGGGTCACGGTGAACACCATTTACTTCGGTGAGTGGACTCCCAGGGAGGAAAAGGCTGGGGTGCACCGCCCGGTGGAGACCAGGGCCAAGAGGCGGCGTAGGCGCCGCTGATGCCATCCCACCCTGACGAGGCCAGGGTGGGGGCCCCGGTGGCTCCCTTGCCCAGGTCTTTTCCTTGAACCCCTATGGGCACGATCACGATATAGCGGGAAAGGGCATGCCATCGCCTGGGGTTTAGCCGGGAAGGGTGGGGAAAACCAGGGTGCCGGCCCCCACGGCGGAGAGGGTGGGGGCCTCGAGGTCCAGGCGGTAGGCCAGGACCTGGCCCCTCCGGCCGGTGAGGAGGGGGCTGAGGCTTGCCACCACCTCCACGGCGTCCACGCGGGTGGGATTCCCTCCCAAAAGGGCCAGGGCGGCTTCCGGCTCTCCCTGGGCAAGCCTTTCCAGAAAGCCTAGGTCCCGCCTTCTGGCCTCCTCCGCCAAGGGTCGGGAAAAGGGCTTGTCGCCAAAGCGGGGCCCCACGTGGGAGAGGTCCACCGCTAGGACCACAAGGCCGGGGTGGTCCTTGAGGACCATTTTCAAGGCTTCCCCCAGCTCGGGGCTTCGCCGGGCGACCAGGAGGGGAAGGACCTTGGCCCGGGGGAAGGTTCCCTTGAGGAAGAAAAGGGGTAGCTCCAGGCTGTGCTCCTCCCGGAAGGCCAGGGGGGTGTTGAAAAGCTCGTAAGGCAGGAGGGCGTCCAGGGCCTGCAGGGCCGTAAGGTCGGGCTCTGCAGGGCCAAAGGGGGTCTGGAAGGGAACGGGGAGGGCGGCGGCCTTCTCCTTGAGGGGCCGGTGGGCCACCCCCACCAGGTAGATCCGCTCCGGCTCTGGGGTTCCTTCCAAGGCGGCCAGGGCTGCCCCGTAGGCCTCAGGTACCCGGCTCGGCTCCAAGTGGGGAAGCAGGAGGATGGAGGGGCCCCCTTGGGGCCTAGGCCCCGGGAAGCTGGCCCGGAAGGCCTCGAGGAAGGCCCGGGCCTCCCTTTCCCCTTGGGGGTAGGAAAGCCCTGCCAGGCGCATGGGGCGCTCTTTCCTTAGGCTTTCCTCCTCCTCCCGTAGGCGCCTTTCCACGGTTTCCGTAAGCACAAGCCCCGCCTCCTCCAGGGCCTTGAGCAAGTCCTCCAGCTCGTGTCTAGGCACCAGGACCCCATGGGCCTTGAAGACCTCCTCCTGGACTTCTTCCAGGGTTTTTCCCTCCATCAGGGAAACGAGAAAAAGCCCCCCTTCCGTGAGGGCCACGGGCTTGGGGAAGACCCCGTAGGGGTCGCTGAGGAGAAAGCCCCCTTCCACCGGGGTGATCTGGGGTTCACGCAGGCGTATTCGTTCCATCGTCCTTCCAATATAGGAGAAAGGCCTTGGCCTCTTCCCGGGTGCGCACCTTTCCCTCCGCCTGGGCCAGAAGGAGGGCCTCCAAGGCTCTTCCCACCTGGGGACCGGGCTTGAGGTTCAGCAGGGCCATCACCTCCTCCCCGGAGAGGAGGGGGCGTTCGGGGAGGGGCTCGGAGAGGGTTTCCCGGTAGGCCTCCAGTACCTCCCAGGCTTCCTTCTCCACACCTTTCGTGCCCAGGCGGTCTGCTGCCATGAGGTAGGGAAGAGCGGGAAGGAGGTCGTGGCGGCGGAAGTAGAAGCGGCGAAGGGCCTGTTTTCCCTCGGGAGGGCGGTCCATGTGCCGGCGCACCAGGGCCTTGGCCCTCTCCACCGTTTCCTTTGGGAACCGTAGCCATTCCAGGGAAGCCCCCGTCACCTCGGCCCCTACCTCCGCATGGCCGAGGAAGCGGAAGCGGCCCGCTTCCGGGTCAAAGCGACGGGTCAGGGGCTTGCCCACGTCGTGGTAAAGGGCGGCCAGCCGGGCCTCCAAGGGGGCCTCGGGCCAAAGCCAGGCCAGGTGGAAAAGCACGGAGA includes:
- the amrB gene encoding AmmeMemoRadiSam system protein B — translated: MERIRLREPQITPVEGGFLLSDPYGVFPKPVALTEGGLFLVSLMEGKTLEEVQEEVFKAHGVLVPRHELEDLLKALEEAGLVLTETVERRLREEEESLRKERPMRLAGLSYPQGEREARAFLEAFRASFPGPRPQGGPSILLLPHLEPSRVPEAYGAALAALEGTPEPERIYLVGVAHRPLKEKAAALPVPFQTPFGPAEPDLTALQALDALLPYELFNTPLAFREEHSLELPLFFLKGTFPRAKVLPLLVARRSPELGEALKMVLKDHPGLVVLAVDLSHVGPRFGDKPFSRPLAEEARRRDLGFLERLAQGEPEAALALLGGNPTRVDAVEVVASLSPLLTGRRGQVLAYRLDLEAPTLSAVGAGTLVFPTLPG
- the rnr gene encoding ribonuclease R, which translates into the protein MRETLLEFFKKTGRPHRLEEILRRFGLEKREAKAYLKALVREGLLEKKGSQYFLPARVQGPISLHRDGYAFVRLPGKDLFIPPGYTQDAWPDDLVEARIMPPGRDGKPWGVVERILKRARERVVGTLDFRKGHAVLLPDEPGLPELRLLPEGLHGLKRGSRIVVKVHYDRRPYGEFLEYLGEGDAPETETEAVIAKYGLRAEFPAEVLKEAEAIPLEIPEAEMKRRQDFRGLRVFTIDGVDAKDFDDAIHVERLPKGYRIGVHIADVSHYVKEGSALDQEAFLRGTSVYLPGRVLPMLPERLSNGVCSLKPHEDRLVLSVLVELDEDLEVKRVRFAEGVIRSVARMTYTEVEAFAEGFGLPEEHAFLAEDLNLLLDLTQRLRQKRLEAGSLDFSFPEVKVEVEDGTLHLIPQEEPRARSLIEELMLLANRMVAEHLVNKGLPALFRVHEEPLEEAYGKLRTALARLGYTLPEKLSSKALQRVLLEAKGRPEEPVVANLVLRSLRLARYAAENLGHFGLAMEHYLHFTSPIRRYPDLVVHRVLKAVLRRSLTPAKKARWQETFPAIAEHASEMERKAEAAERELTKYYMAKWAELHLGERFVGKVTGVASFGAFVTLRNGVEGLVRLEALGPYTYSEEALALLGPKGKRIRLGDEMEVVIAAANPRLRQIDLLPYREEEKKEASREKTLVRKGKAKEGEMRKVVGPPTDKSRDSRPERVTVNTIYFGEWTPREEKAGVHRPVETRAKRRRRRR